Proteins co-encoded in one Nicotiana sylvestris chromosome 7, ASM39365v2, whole genome shotgun sequence genomic window:
- the LOC104211142 gene encoding F-box/kelch-repeat protein At1g16250-like, with protein sequence MGSISSPSRNPIRFQENEDNYYRIYASFCEKDYTPNVNMSNWISCYHPSTNSWHRLTSIPDLLENQVLKGFSIVSIGETIYVIGGRHCHKVVGDDSVHERDINVKSSVLKYNTRTDTWSTCAPLVTQRYNFACTCKDGKIYVAGGQTTLDSAEGTCFAEVYDPAIDEWKQLPNMSTLRYKSAGVAWQGKIYVVGGFAKRGNSDSQGPYMMERSSAELYDPQKEKWEYVARMWDLDIPPNQIVNVNGKLFSSGDCLNAWKGHIEAYDENLNIWSIVDGSHSPISTSDATEAITCPPMQRIFCTMAPIGTKLYFLAGYKMQGEISRTKTEVHVFDTSATANGWRSFEPIEDEGEKELCSHCCVLKLD encoded by the exons atgGGTTCCATTTCATCTCCTTCACGAAATCCTATTCGATTCCAAGAAAATGAAGATAACTATTACCGTATATATGCCTCTTTTTGTGAAAAAGATTATACTCCTAACGTTAACATGTCGAATTGGATATCATGTTACCATCCTTCAACAAATTCATGGCATCGACTGACTTCAATTCCAGACCTTCTTGAAAACCAAGTTCTAAAGGGCTTTTCAATTGTTTCAATTGGCGAAACGATTTACGTTATAGGAGGAAGACATTGTCACAAGGTTGTTGGTGACGATTCTGTTCATGAAAGGGACATAAATGTGAAATCCTCAGTGCTTAAATACAACACACGTACGGATACTTGGTCTACTTGTGCACCTTTAGTTACACAGAGATATAATTTTGCATGCACTTGTAAAGATGGTAAAATTTATGTTGCGGGTGGACAAACAACGTTGGACAGTGCTGAGGGTACCTGTTTTGCTGAAGTATATGACCCTGCTATAGATGAATGGAAACAATTACCAAATATGAGCACGTTGAGGTACAAATCTGCTGGTGTGGCATGGCAAG GTAAAATttatgtggtgggaggatttgctAAAAGGGGAAACAGTGACAGCCAAGGACCATATATGATGGAAAGAAGCTCTGCTGAGCTGTACGATCCACAAAAAGAAAAGTGGGAATACGTGGCAAGAATGTGGGACCTGGATATACCACCTAATCAAATAGTGAATGTTAATGGAAAATTATTCAGCTCAGGTGATTGCTTAAATGCATGGAAAGGACATATTGAAGCCTATGATGAAAACCTAAATATCTGGAGCATTGTAGATGGGTCACATTCACCAATATCCACGTCAGATGCCACGGAAGCAATTACGTGTCCACCTATGCAAAGAATATTTTGCACAATGGCACCTATAGGGACTAAACTCTACTTTTTGGCTGGCTATAAGATGCAAGGGGAGATATCAAGAACCAAGACTGAAGTCCACGTGTTTGACACATCAGCAACTGCTAATGGCTGGAGAAGTTTTGAGCCAATAGAGGATGAAGGTGAAAAAGAGCTTTGTAGtcattgttgtgttcttaaactgGATTAG